The genomic DNA TGCCGCAGGCGGCGAGCGCGGCGCGGTAGCCGCGGCCGCGGTTGCCGCCGGGGACGGTGTCGACGGGGCCGTTGACGAAGGCGATCCGGCGGCGGCCGGTCTCGACGAGGTGGCGTACGGCCAGTTCCGCACCGGTGACGGAGTCGGCCTGGACGGCGTCGACGGGGACGCCGTCGGGCAGCGAGCCGATGACGACGACGGGGCCGGGGGCGGCGGTCAGCGCCTCGACGTGCTCGGGGGTGATGCGGATGGGCACGAGGACGAGGCCGTCGCTGGTGCGGTCCGCGAGGCTGCGGACGACGCCCAGTTCCTCGGTGACGTCGGCGTCGGTGGAGTGCAGCAGCAGCCGGTAGCCGGCGGCCTTCGCGACGGCCTGGATCTCGCGGACCATGGCGACGTAGACGGGGTTGCCGATGTCCGGGACGGCGAAGGTCAACTGGCGGGTGTGGCCGTCCTTCAGGGAGCGGGCCACGGCGTTGGGCACGTAGCCCAGCTCGGCGGCGGCGCGGCGGACCCGGGCCTCGGTCTCGGGGCGGGCGCCCAGGCCGTTGAGGACGCGGGAGACGGAGGCGATGGACACCCCGGCGCGCTCGGCGATCGACACGATCGTGGGTGGCCCCCCGGAGGACATCGCACTCGCCCCTTCGCGTCGTATACGCGGCCGGCCCCGACTGGGCGCTCCTGTAAAGGTTTACAGCCGCTGGAAAC from Streptomyces sp. CMB-StM0423 includes the following:
- a CDS encoding LacI family DNA-binding transcriptional regulator yields the protein MSSGGPPTIVSIAERAGVSIASVSRVLNGLGARPETEARVRRAAAELGYVPNAVARSLKDGHTRQLTFAVPDIGNPVYVAMVREIQAVAKAAGYRLLLHSTDADVTEELGVVRSLADRTSDGLVLVPIRITPEHVEALTAAPGPVVVIGSLPDGVPVDAVQADSVTGAELAVRHLVETGRRRIAFVNGPVDTVPGGNRGRGYRAALAACGIPYDPGLVATTEFGVAAGARATARLLDARPGLDAVFCANDQLAIGAAQALHARGRRIPEDTAVAGMDDSELAVAAWPPLTSVDLGAGERGRRAARMLLERLGPKDGEPIPARRTTAAPRLVVRGSTSPGASPAGSDEQEGAKSA